One segment of Malassezia restricta chromosome V, complete sequence DNA contains the following:
- a CDS encoding coproporphyrinogen III oxidase translates to MLPPLVLRSARAQLRACSPTFQSQTRLWSQLASRRSIAARQPFIGKAVAVASLGAAAAVTFSMMSNQGSSLTECEDVSQVNQMTKVSSKPDVSMLDPNILDDERKPMRKRMETYVKLLQRRLVDMIEAEENAGRASHEPKHFTVETWTRKQGGEGTSCVIQDGEVIEKGGINVSVVYGNLPPSAIRQMSADHDGLIERIGYKVEGPDAQVDGLPFFATGISVVIHPKNPMSPTSHFNYRYFELMHPEKLKDGSPNPNYHEEPVAWWFGGGADLTPMYLFPDDAKHFHRVLKDAADSQDPAFYVAWKKWCDKYFWLTHRGENRGIGGVFFDDLTLPMWNQRRTTFIPLMDGTNQANQVLVSSKQHNKESLFRAVRAMGDAFIPAYLPLVHKHKNDPFNADNLEWQRLRRGRYVEFNLVYDRGTKFGLMTPGARIESILMSLPLVARWEYMEGTTGTARESSTAAHINDGENRKKHSEDEMKAREAMQDALEHPRAWI, encoded by the coding sequence ATGTTGCCACCCCTGGTCCTTCGATCTGCCCGAGCGCAACTTCGAGCGTGTTCACCAACCTTTCAAAGTCAGACTCGTTTATGGAGTCAGCTTGCTAGTCGTCGTTCGATCGCCGCTCGACAGCCTTTCATAGGCAAGGCTGTGGCTGTGGCATCGCTTGGTGCCGCTGCGGCCGTGACGTTCTCAATGATGAGCAACCAAGGCAGCAGCTTGACCGAGTGTGAGGATGTGTCGCAAGTGAATCAAATGACAAAGGTTTCTTCGAAGCCTGACGTCTCGATGCTTGACCCTAACATTCTCGACGACGAAAGAAAGCCCATGCGTAAGCGTATGGAGACGTATGTCAAGTTgctccagcgacgcctTGTGGATATGATTGAGGCAGAAGAGAATGCGGGAAGAGCCTCTCATGAGCCAAAGCATTTCACAGTGGAGACTTGGACGCGAAAACAGGGTGGTGAAGGTACATCTTGCGTGATCCAAGATGGCGAGGTGATTGAAAAAGGTGGTATTAATGTGAGTGTGGTGTACGGCAACCTGCCCCCATCCGCTATTCGTCAAATGTCTGCTGATCATGACGGCCTCATTGAGCGCATCGGTTACAAGGTTGAGGGTCCTGATGCTCAAGTTGATGGTCTACCTTTCTTTGCAACAGGCATCAGTGTGGTGATCCATCCCAAGAATCCTATGAGTCCAACGTCTCACTTTAACTACCGTTACTTCGAGCTCATGCACCCAGAAAAGCTCAAGGATGGATCACCTAATCCAAACTACCATGAAGAGCCTGTCGCATGGTGGTTCGGCGGTGGTGCTGACTTGACACCTATGTACCTCTTCCCTGATGATGCAAAGCATTTCCACAGAGTCCTCAAGGATGCCGCCGACTCGCAAGATCCTGCATTCTATGTTGCATGGAAGAAGTGGTGCGATAAGTACTTTTGGTTGACGCACCGTGGCGAAAACCGCGGTATCGGCGGTGTCTTTTTTGACGACCTGACGCTGCCCATGTGGAACCAGAGGCGGACTACATTTATTCCGCTGATGGACGGCACCAATCAGGCAAACCAAGTGCTTGTTTCATCTAAGCAACACAACAAGGAGTCCCTTTTccgtgccgtgcgcgccatgGGAGATGCTTTTATTCCAGCATACCTGCCGCTGGTACACAAGCACAAGAATGACCCCTTCAACGCAGACAACTTGGAGtggcagcgcctgcgccgcggaAGATATGTTGAGTTTAACCTTGTGTACGATCGTGGTACCAAATTTGGTCTCATGACACCGGGCGCACGAATCGAGAGTATCTTGATGAGTTTGCCGCTAGTGGCACGGTGGGAATACATGGAGGGTACAACCGGTACAGCTCGTGAGTCGTCCACAGCTGCCCATATAAACGATGGAGAAAACCGCAAAAAGCATTCGGAAGACGAAATGAAGGCCCGTGAAGCCATGCAAGATGCTCTGGAGCATCCGAGAGCGTGGATTTGA
- a CDS encoding 3-phosphoinositide dependent protein kinase-1, translated as MVMEQVSLAHLHTPGNDTLAHSNVPVAQADVPRASLATVHDTGPQASIKRSDGDLHTARTDSMSSISSANSTSSIEAVPFRAPPRGNVRNSQEMAPPVCVRVPAVHASLPWQASASGSDVPPISSPPPITPILDAEDSTPVTPMPHRSSESSKTESLVRPPPCVSPGPVAKHRMPPKYPSSRWMYRNGPGVSRRLPMLGPTVDDDTRRFMSRPSSRNSLGVLDAASQRSSGSYTHSKAHEPMAPPIVQVDEDARSLRSSSSVATLAPRQDQTSVEWYASQLRDMSPRSRTLHWLNNVRQHDGLPFEESPDRPRACDDARNLLFRHSNLSSSLTLTPRSPSPRMPASETSSLLMDTPPSRPMPLHASDMPNRSVSATPVTVASSQGAADSTRPTRRRTTSDFVFGEVLGEGSYSTVLKAWDVHDWPDAERHALAARANALSATAGQAGSIPQTEHMPKAYAVKVLDKVHILKEKKQKYVRVEKEALSLLVNTPGVVTLYHTFQDRESLYFVLELAENCELLHYVQKYGALDIDSATFYAAQLADAIDRIHRAGVVHRDIKPENVLLDKNMRVMVTDFGSARILVRPPDGPSDERAYSFVGTAEYVSPELLNDQVVGMPADWWAFGCVFYQIIAGHSPFRAINEYQTFQKILHRSFTYPPSFPADARTLIDALLCLDPKTRASAKDVKRHTMFHSIDFATLWMVQPPKIQPNQMQRSRVDGQQRVMEELDKLMNDLSFQREDSFASQEPSIATDDSSVTSSCDHSKKTVPPSRSASGSSRGRKSYAWNDILLPNEDVALASPMLLRRAANTGMFARKCKLVLTTRPRLLCLKETTRSPEVLVDIPLHPPGEATNDAPKSVPHLVRSDSRRSAQSQSRSQGAPSLKAPMQAITRTLGLRHKDDDPNDQTTSPDAAPTPDEASDVWPVHVDARGSRGFVVHTPVRQWQFEDPAGDASFWVQNILEVLQSRMT; from the coding sequence ATGGTGATGGAGCAGGTGAGTCTTGCTCATCTGCACACGCCTGGAAATGACACGTTAGCTCACAGCAACGTGCCCGTAGCCCAGGCGGATGTGCCCCGTGCGTCTCTGGCGACCGTGCACGACACCGGGCCCCAGGCTTCGATCAAAAGGAGCGACGGCGACTTGCATACAGCTCGCACCGATTCAATGAGCAGCATAAGCTCCGCCAACAGCACGTCAAGTATTGAGGCTGTGCCGTTCCGTGCGCCACCCCGTGGGAACGTGCGCAACTCGCAAGAGATGGCACCCCCGGTGTGCGTTCGAGTGCCTGCCGTACATGCATCTTTGCCATGGCAAGCGTCTGCGAGTGGCAgcgatgtgccgccgatATCGAGTCCGCCACCGATCACGCCGATCTTGGATGCAGAGGACTCGACGCCCGTGACACCTATGCCCCATCGCTCCTCAGAGTCGAGCAAGACAGAGTCCCTCGTGAGACCACCGCCGTGCGTCTCACCAGGACCTGTGGCAAAGCACCGGATGCCCCCAAAGTATccatcgagtcgctggaTGTACCGCAATGGGCCCGGCGTTTCGCGCCGTCTGCCGATGCTCGGCCCGACGGTCGACGACGATACCCGTCGGTTTATGTCGCGACCATCATCGCGCAACTCATTAGGGGTGCTGGATGCGGCATCTCAGCGTTCGTCCGGCTCATATACCCACTCCAAAGCGCACGAGCCCATGGCTCCTCCCATCGTGCAAgtcgacgaagacgcgcGTTCACTTCGTTCTAGCTCGTctgtcgcgacgctcgctCCACGTCAGGACCAGACTAGCGTCGAGTGGTACGCatcgcagctgcgcgacatgtcgcCCAGGTCGCGCACACTGCACTGGCTCAATAATGTGCGTCAACATGATGGCCTGCCGTTCGAAGAGTCGCCTGACCGccctcgtgcgtgcgacgacgcacgtaATCTGCTCTTCCGGCACTCCAATCTGTCCTCGTCTCTCACACTGACACCGCGCTCACCGTCACCACGCATGCCAGCGTCAGAGACTTCCTCGCTCCTAATGGATACGCCACCGTCCCGCCCAATGCCACTGCATGCCTCGGATATGCCGAACCGCAGCGTCTCAGCCACGCCTGTCACAGTCGCCAGCTCCCAAGGTGCAGCGGACTCGACGCGCCCCACGCGGCGGCGTACCACCTCCGACTTTGTCTTTGGCGAAGTGTTGGGCGAAGGATCCTATTCCACCGTGCTCAAAGCTTGGGATGTCCACGACTGGCCCGATGCAGAGCGACATGCTCTTGCTGCCCGCGCGAATGCACTTAGTGCTACGGCTGGGCAGGCAGGATCCATACCTCAGACGGAACACATGCCCAAGGCGTATGCGGTCAAGGTACTGGACAAGGTGCACATTCTCAAGGAAAAGAAGCAAAAGTATGTACGCGTGGAAAAAGAGGCGCTTAGCTTGCTGGTCAATACCCCTGGTGTCGTGACTCTGTACCATACGTTTCAGGACCGCGAAAGCCTCTACTTTGTGCTTGAGTTGGCCGAGAACTGCGAACTCTTGCACTATGTACAAAAGTATGGCGCATTGGACATCGACTCGGCCACGTTTTATGCGGCTCAGTTGGCTGACGCCATTGATCGGATTCACCGCGCTGGTGTGGTGCATCGCGATATCAAGCCAGAGAATGTGTTGCTCGACAAAAACATGCGTGTGATGGTGACCGACTTTGGCTCAGCGCGTATTTTGGTTCGGCCGCCAGATGGGCCTTCCGATGAACGCGCTTACAGCTTTGTCGGCACGGCAGAGTACGTGAGTCCTGAGCTGCTGAACGACCAGGTTGTCGGCATGCCGGCTGACTGGTGGGCGTTTGGCTGTGTGTTTTACCAGATAATTGCGGGGCACTCCCCATTTCGCGCGATCAACGAGTACCAAACCTTTCAAAAAATCCTTCATCGCTCGTTCACATACCCGCCCAGCTTTCCAGCAGACGCGCGCACTCTTATTGACGCGCTCCTGTGTCTTGACCCCAAAACGCGCGCGTCAGCCAAAGATGTCAAGCGCCACACCATGTTCCACTCGATCGACTTTGCAACGCTGTGGATGGTCCAACCTCCCAAAATTCAGCCGAATCAAATGCAGCGCTCACGAGTGGATgggcagcagcgcgtcaTGGAAGAGCTTGACAAGCTCATGAACGATCTCAGTTTCCAGCGCGAAGACTCTTTCGCTTCACAGGAGCCTTCCATTGCGACGGACGACTCGTCGGTCACTTCCAGCTGCGATCACTCCAAAAAGACTGTTCCTCCTTCGCGCTCAGCCTCAGGATCATCGCGTGGTCGCAAATCCTATGCATGGAACGACATCTTGTTGCCAAATGAAGACGTAGCATTGGCGAGTCCCATGCTActgcgacgcgctgcgAACACGGGCATGTTTGCTCGAAAATGCAAGCTCGTACTCACCACCCGTCCACGACTCTTGTGTCTGAAGGAAACGACACGATCTCCCGAAGTGCTGGTGGACATTCCTCTGCATCCACCTGGTGAAGCGACCAACGATGCGCCAAAGTCTGTGCCACATCTCGTGAGAAGCGATTCGCGTCGTAGTGCACAGAGCCAGTCGCGCTCGCAAGGCGCTCCATCACTGAAGGCACCCATGCAGGCGATTACACGCACATTGGGTTTGCGCCACAAAGACGATGATCCCAACGACCAGACGACCTCACCTGATGCGGCGCCCACACCTGACGAGGCCTCCGACGTGTGGCCTGTGCATGTGGatgcgcgtggctcgcgcgGATTCGTTGTACACACACCCGTTCGCCAGTGGCAGTTTGAAGACCCAGCGGGTGACGCATCGTTCTGGGTCCAAAATATCCTCGAGGTACTCCAGTCAAGAATGACGTAG
- a CDS encoding AHNAK nucleoprotein, which produces MKRIADRQIQREDGDDPHSIGAEEHDGEQSPSAPQERQPRVIRGLPKRKGLTASPSAPPTSNPFAVLAQPEAPKPSSSPFASVRLAPTPRPPAKAEAQPAEFWKGVRGLNWSLTRQLVHVLNQSDELANLHDTLAAFARIYARHHDDLASKWLKRQPEVKAPETPLSAHDTKPSTSFSFTQPKDASAPAVSTSFSFTPKRHDASSHPKPQETTSPAPSAPSPTPAVSSAPPSKAFSFGTAAPHTSAFSLSQAPTSSASALSFGASSALRTDALTPAKKPAVPDEQKQDPASDKANNVVKDAPPPEDAPPEKESAHEETFEKKETLTPAVAPPTQERAALPSLPSGGFSFAGKSTQTFLDGNAPKTFTGPKPPTFQVPAGGFSFGASQSKESKKDTKDPPTTPSAPSVTTNKPITFGSATSTPSHGSPTAPHRFSFGTSPPSGGTSSSFTKSAIGPSFANTAGVASGGSFQFGAAPIAFGTPDPQDQSSTPSVDDPESRE; this is translated from the coding sequence aTGAAGCGCATCGCGGATCGGCAGATTCAGCGGGAAGACGGCGACGATCCGCACTCGATCGGCGCCGAAGAGCATGATGGAGAGCAGAGCCCATCAGCGCCCCAGGAGCGTCAGCCACGTGTGATCCGTGGCCTGCCGAAACGCAAAGGCCTCACAGCATCGCCCAGCGCGCCCCCGACGTCGAATCCATtcgccgtgctggcgcagccagaggcgcccaagccgtcgtcgtcgccattTGCATCCGTGCGTCTTGCACCGACGCCCCGTCCTCCGGCCAAAGCTGAAGCACAGCCCGCAGAGTTCTGGAAAGGCGTGCGGGGCCTCAACTGGTCCCTCACCAggcagctcgtgcatgtgctgaACCAGTCAGATGAGCTGGCCAACTTGCACGACACGCTGGCCGCTTTTGCACGAATCTACGCTCGGCACCACGATGACCTCGCGAGCAAGTGGCTGAAACGCCAGCCGGAGGTCAAGGCTCCTGAAACGCCCCTGTCGGCCCATGATACCAAGCCTTCTACCTCGTTTTCCTTCACCCAACCCAAGGATGCCAGCGCACCTGCTGTATCGACGAGCTTCTCTTTCACGCCCAAGAGACACGACGCCTCGTCCCACCCCAAGCCACAAGAGACCAcgtcgccagcgccgtccGCTCCCTCTCCCACACCCGCTGTGTCGTCCGCTCCTCCATCCAAGGCCTTTTCATTCGGAACGGCGGCACCTCATACCTCAGCTTTTTCATTGAGTCAAGCGCCCacgtcgtcggcctcggcgtTGTCCTTtggcgcgtcgtcagcCTTGAGGACCGACGCCCTGACACCTGCCAAGAAGCCAGCGGTCCCAGACGAGCAGAAGCAAGACCCTGCATCTGACAAGGCCAACAACGTGGTCAAAGATGCCCCGCCCCCTGAGGACGCCCCTCCCGAGAAGGAGTCTGCCCACGAGGAGACATTCGAAAAGAAAGAGACGCTCACACCCGCCGTCGCTCCTCCCACACAGGAACGCGCGGCTCTGCCCTCTCTGCCGAGCGGAGGATTCTCATTCGCAGGCAAGTCTACACAAACATTCTTGGACGGCAACGCACCCAAGACATTTACCGGACCCAAGCCTCCTACCTTCCAGGTGCCCGCTGGAGGCTTCTCGTTCGGAGCGAGCCAGTCCAAGGAGTCCAAGAAGGACACCAAGGACccgcccacgacgccatcgGCCCCATCCGTGACGACCAACAAGCCCATTACCTTCGGCTCAGCGACCTCTACGCCATCGCACGGCTCGCCCACAGCGCCTCACCGTTTCTCCTTCGGCACAAGTCCCCCGAGCGGTGGCACGTCGTCTTCGTTTACCAAGTCGGCGATTGGTCCCTCTTTCGCCAACACCGCCGGCGTAGCGTCGGGCGGCTCGTTCCAGtttggcgccgcgcccatTGCCTTTGGCACGCCGGACCCCCAGGACCAGTCCTCCACCCCCTCCGTAGACGATCCTGAATCACGTGAATAG
- a CDS encoding HIV Tat-specific factor 1, protein MSAGGRPPAYLDVRDAAVHYDKQSQRWIWEDDRGTEFEWHGEAPSQEIVDAANTESETTRITRGGWIRVIGDDEVAKQQEIYRVDGVDEHTPAAPVLMREQQSKKRKDDSQTHASAPKRARPNTSVFVSGLPLDASVNEIADVFARYGVLLEDDDGHPRIKMYRDPETQAFKGEALVVYFKPESVDLAIQLLDDTYLRAARGVHSGPCMRVERASFQDTPRPDAKAPLSDADKKSIQRRMNRMHNKINDWDSDSDERRTAGPSATARTVVLKKMFTLAELDEDPTLLLDLKQDVREECETLGDVTNVVLWDKESEGIMTVRFREPEAARRCEMRMHGRYFAGRQITAVRVDGKPKFRRTARQDDDEHGHERHDAFGAWLEQS, encoded by the exons ATGTCGGCGGGTGGTCGGCCTCCTGCGTATTTGGATGTGCGTGATGCGGCCGTGCACTATGACAAGCAGAGTCAGCGCTGGATCTGGGAGGATGACAGGGGCACGGAGTTTGAGTGGCACGGAGAGGCCCCGAGTCAAGAGATCGTAGACGCTGCGAACACCGAGTCGGAGACgacgcgcatcacgcgAGGCGGATGGATCAGGGTCATTGGTGATGACGAGGTGGCCAAGCAGCAGGAGATATACCGTGTGGACGGAGTTGATGAGCAT ACGCCAGCCGCGCCCGTTCTTATGCGCGAGCAGCAGAGCAAGAAACGCAAAGACGACTCGCAGACAcacgcgtcggcgccgaagcgcgcgcggccGAACACGTCTGTCTTTGTGAGTGGACTGCCTCTCGATGCGAGTGTGAATGAAATCGCCGACGTGTTTGCGCGGTacggcgtgctgctcgaagacgacgacgggcATCCCCGCATCAAAATGTACCGCGATCCCGAGACACAGGCGTTCAAGGGCGAGGCTCTCGTTGTGTACTTCAAGCCTGAGAGTGTCGATCTGGCcatccagctgctcgacgacacCTACTTGCGCGCGGCCAGGGGCGTGCACAGTGGGCCATGCATGAGGGTCGAGCGGGCCTCGTTCCAAgacacgccgcggccgGACGCCAAGGCGCCGCTGTCCGACGCCGACAAGAAGAGcatccagcggcgcatgaaCCGCATGCACAA CAAAATCAACGATTGGGACTCGGACtcggacgagcgccgcacggctGGACCCAGTGCCACGGCTCGCACGGTCGTTCTGAAAAAAATGTTTacgctcgccgagctcgatgaGGACCCCACACTGCTCCTGGACCTCAAGCAGGATGTGCGCGAAGAATGCGAGACGCTCGGCGATGTGACGAACGTCGTGCTGTGGGACAAGGAGTCGGAAGGCATCATGACAGTGCGCTTCCGAGAGCCCGAGGCCGCCCGCCGCTGCGaaatgcgcatgcacggccGCTACTTCGCCGGTCGTCAAATCACGGCGGTGCGGGTCGATGGCAAGCCGAAATTCCGCCGCACCGCGCGccaggacgacgacgaacacggccacgagcgccacgacgcgttcggcgcatggctcgagcaGTCTTGA
- a CDS encoding hexaprenyl-diphosphate synthase, with product MAWHGRAWRASSAAFTRCTRSASSWSDVVTTAKKVVASDGAEASMTRDPLEVVGQDLSSLRHNIATLLGSGHPSLDRIAKYYFAAEGKHVRPMIVLLMCKATNGLSATWHTQRAAAVGEHVDIPMTRASVLNDANPSAAHPHAPVAAAPRTTPYVPTLQSTILPTQRRLAEITEMIHVASLLHDDVIDESPLRRGAPSAPSSFGNKLSILGGDFLLGRASIALARLRDPEVTELMSTVIANLVEGEVMQLKSMASDQVPVTDVQSARPSAEVMERFWHAYDQAPAGRDDAPSAALFEFYLQKTYLKTASLMAKSARSATVLGGCGTWSNQLASMTADERASAAAVCDAAYTFGRNVGISFQLVDDLLDFHATTEAFGKPSGGADLKLGLATAPVLYAWQQYPDSNLGTLVQRRFAQPGDVEQALALVHKSDGLSRTAALARYHADTAQQALLTLPPSDARAALEKLNHQIITRAR from the coding sequence ATGGCGTGGCACGGACGGGCATGGCGTGCGAGTTCTGCTGCGTtcacgcgctgcacgcgcagTGCCTCTTCGTGGAGTGATGTCGTCACGACGGCGAAGAAGGTGGTGGCCAGTGATGGAGCTGAGGCGTCCATGACGCGCGACCCGCTGGAGGTCGTGGGACAGGATCTGTCGTCGCTGCGGCACAACATTGCGACGCTGCTTGGCAGTGGTCACCCATCGCTTGATCGGATTGCCAAGTACTATTTTGCTGCGGAGGGCAAGCATGTGCGTCCGATGATCGTGCTGCTTATGTGCAAGGCCACCAATGGCCTCAGTGCGACGTGGCACACacagcgcgccgcggcggtcgGTGAGCACGTCGACATTCCGATGACGCGAGCGAGTGTGCTGAATGATGCGAATCcgagtgcggcgcatccgcaTGCGCCcgtggcagcggcgccgcggacgacgccgtACGTGCCGACGCTGCAATCGACCATTCTTccgacgcagcggcgcctggccGAGATCACCGAGATGATCCACGTGGCGTCGCTCCTTCATGACGATGTGATTGACGAGTCGCCGTTGCGGCGTGgtgcgccgtcggcgccgtcgtcgttCGGCAACAAGCTCAGCATTCTTGGTGGCGACTTTTTGCTGGGCCGTGCATCGATTGCCTTGGCGCGCCTGCGAGATCCCGAGGTGACTGAGCTCATGTCGACGGTGATTGCGAATTTGGTGGAAGGGGAGGTCATGCAGCTCAAGTCGATGGCGTCTGACCAGGTGCCGGTGACCGACGTGCAATCGGCGCGTCCATCCGCCGAGGTCATGGAGCGCTTCTGGCACGCCTATGACCAGGCGCCGGCAGGCCGGGACGATGCGCCCTCGGCTGCGTTGTTCGAGTTCTACCTGCAAAAGACGTACCTCAAAACAGCCTCGCTGATGGCCAAGTCGgcgcgctcagcgacgGTCCTGGGCGGCTGTGGCACATGGTCGAATCAGTTGGCATCTATGACGgcggacgagcgcgcgagcgctgCGGCTGTGTGCGATGCCGCGTATACGTTTGGGCGGAACGTGGGTATTTCGTTccagctcgtggacgaTCTGCTCGACTTCCACGCCACGACGGAGGCGTTCGGCAAGCCCTCCGGTGGGGCCGACCTGAAGTTGGGCCtggccacggcgccggtgctGTATGCATGGCAGCAGTACCCCGACTCGAACCTGGGCACCCTGGTCCAGCGCCGCTTTGCGCAGCCCGGCGATGTCGAGCAGGCACTCGCGCTTGTGCACAAGTCGGATGGCCTTTCACGCACGGCGGCCCTCGCCCGATACCATGCAGACACAGCTcagcaggcgctcctgACCCTGCCCccgagcgacgcacgtGCTGCCTTGGAGAAGCTCAATCACCAGATTATCACGCGGGCCAGGTAG
- a CDS encoding peptidyl-tRNA hydrolase, PTH1 family has product MMPPPLFSVADMRVADRHVVRKAAMLVGLGNYSHPTTRHSIGQYCLSPLIHRAEAHDAALRAEVARRVARLSPDAQTFELPVPAATEPFRPVAASKGWLARVSVLLDAAPPKGDAARRSPHFRMHAYPYVLYDLVLYIPRMLMNVNGKGVAAARALYPELAVSDTLLVHDELQRAFGKVSFKHGGSAAGHNGVKSVQHLLGNDVPRIRIGIDRPPDGNVSAYVLGPMPPDWLETCAHGDVLERLWSTLQTWCLSRT; this is encoded by the coding sequence ATGATGCCTCCGCCGCTCTTCTCGGTCGCGGACATGCGTGTCGCTGATCGACATGTTGTGCGGAAAGCTGCTATGCTCGTGGGCCTGGGGAACTACTCTCATCCGACCACCCGCCATTCCATCGGGCAGTACTGCCTCTCCCCCCTCATCCACCGCGCCGAGGCCCACGATGCAGCATTGCGTGCCGAggtcgcgcggcgcgtcgcgcggctGTCGCCTGATGCACAGACATTCGAGCTGCCTGTACCTGCCGCGACCGAGCCGTTCCGGCCCGTAGCCGCTTCCAAAGGCTggctcgcgcgcgtctccgtgctgctcgatgccgcgccgcccaaaGGCGATGCCGCCCGTCGCTCGCCGCACTTTCGCATGCATGCCTATCCCTACGTGCTGTACGACCTTGTGTTATATATCCCCCGCATGCTGATGAACGTCAACGGCAAgggcgtcgctgcagcgcgtgcgctgtaCCCCGAGTTGGCCGTCTCAGATACCCTTCTCGTGCATGACGAATTGCAGCGCGCCTTCGGCAAGGTCTCTTTCAAGCACGGAGGCAGTGCGGCCGGACATAATGGGGTGAAGAGCGTGCAACATCTTTTGGGTAACGATGTGCCCCGCATCCGCATCGGCATCGATCGGCCCCCGGATGGCAACGTCAGTGCGTACGTCCTGGGCCCCATGCCTCCTGACTGGCTCGAGACATGCGCTCACGGCGACGTACTCGAGCGCTTGTGGTCCACACTGCAAACATGGTGTCTATCACGTACCTAG